The Erythrobacter litoralis HTCC2594 nucleotide sequence TCTTTTGACGGAACTGCCGCGCTTTTCATGCCATGGCTCCCATTCGACGCTGGTACATACCGCTGTTGCTACAGTTATCTCCTCTTACGCGTCGCCAACCCGCAGCCCTCAAAAAAGAAACTTGAGGGTTTGCGCGAAGTGTCGCGTATAGGAACCGTGCAACCGACAGGAGCAAGGGATGCGTGAAAATCAGACACTCGATGCGATGCTCGGCACCATGGCCTCGCAGAAGGCTGGCGACGTGCCGCCCGACTTCATGAACGGCGTCTGGCAGCGCGCGGGACAGCTTGGCGAAATTGCCGATCAGCGACGCAGAATGGCCTTGTTCGCCGGTCTGTTTGTCGTCGGGCTGGCAGCTGGCGCAGGGACCAGCGGATGGCCTTCCGAATATGGCGCTCCTACAGAAATTGTTGGCGAGAGCCTCGTTGGCGGAGAATCCCTGTCACCCGCTGCTTTGCTTCATGTGGGGTCATAGGCGTTGAAGAAGTTTCACCTTGTCCTGGCGGTCCTGCTGGCGGCGCTCGCAGGATGTCTCGGAGCTTTTGCCGCCGATCGCTGGGCCAACAACGATGCCGAGGGCAGCCTGCACCAGTTCGTGCACGATGAGCTGTCGCTCACGGCTGACCAGGAGCAGCGGCTCGATGCGCTCGAAGCGCGTTTCGCGGTAGAACAGGCAAGGCTCGAAGCCTCTGCGCGCGCAGCCAACGCCCAGCTCGCCCAGGCAATGGAAACCGAGCACGAATACGGGCCCGAAGTCAGTGCCGCGATCGACGAGGTGCATGCGCGCATGGGCGATTTGCAAAAAGCGACCGTGCGCCACGTCTTCGACATGCGGGAAATTCTCGATCCCGATCAGCAGCTCCAGTTCGACCGGAAAGTGTCCGCGGCCCTCACGCGCGATCCGCGTGACTGACCAGCCTTGGCAGCGGTGGATGACACTTCGAATGAAGCTCTGATCGGGCGGGCGATAGCCGGTGACAAGCGGGCGTTCACAGCTCTCGTCGAGAGCGAGATCGCCCGGTTGATTGCGCTTGCCACGCGCATGCTGGGTTCACCATCGCGGGCCGAAGATGTCGTTCAGGACGGTCTCGCGTCGGTCTGGCTGACTCGTCATCGCCTCGATCCGAGCAAGCCCATCGGTCCCTATTTGACGACAATCGTTCTCAACCGGTGCCGCGACAGGCTCCGCCGCAGGAAAGTTATTGGCTTCCTTGGTTTGCCGGATGGGCGGGAAGCCGACGCCGTTGCCGACGATGCTCCTAATCCCGAAAATGTTGCCGGAGCCCGCGAACAGCTGCGGCTGGTCCAGGCCGAAATCGGGCGCTTGCCGGTGCGCCTACAAGAGGCGCTCGTGCTGGTCACTGTCGAGGGGTACAGCCAGGCCGAGGCTGCCGAGCTGCTCGGCACCACCGAGAAAGCCGTCGAGACGCGCATCTATCGTGCGCGCAACCGGCTGAAGGAGCGGTTCGAAAAGTTTGAGGGGTAGGGCAGGTGGCCGCGTATGTGACGGTATACGCATTTTCAGGAGCCCCCTATGCCTGCCCTCAATCGCCGAAAATTCCTTGGAACAAGTGCTAGCGGGCTGGGCCTGCTTGGCCTCTCCGGTGCCATGCCGGCCTGGGCGCGCGGCGCGGACATCCTGGCGGGTAACGCTAGGAAAGGACTGGACGAGGTAGCGGGGCCGAATATCGACCTCACTGTCGCACGTTCTGCCTTCGCGACGGGTAACAGGCGCGGCGGCGCCATCGCCGTCAACGGCACGATCCCCGGTCCGCTGTTGCGTTTGCAAGAGGGCACGACCGTGCGGTTGAACGTTCATAATCAGCTCGAGGAAGATACCTCAATTCACTGGCACGGTCTGCTCGTGCCGTTCCAACTGGACGGTGTACCCGGCGTGAGCTTTCCCGGCGTCAAACCAGGCGAGACATTCACAGCGGAATTTCCCGTGCGGCAGGCAGGAACTTATTGGTGGCACTCGCATAGCGGGTTGCAGGAACAGGCCGGGCACTACGGCGCTATCGTGGTCGATCCCGCCGGACCCGATCCGGTGCAGGCCGACCGCGAATATATCGTGGTGCTGAGCGAATTCAGCGATATGTCGCCCCACACGATCTTCGACAAGCTCAAGAAGGGCGAAGGCTACTTCAACTACAACCAGAACACCTGGACCGACGATTATCCGCTTTCGGGCGGGGACCGCCGGATGTGGGCGAGGATGCGCATGATGCCGACCGACATCCTCGATGTGTCGAGCGCTGCCTACACTTACCTCCTCAATGGTCACGGCCCGCTCGACAACCTGGAATATCTCTTCCGCCCCGGCGAGCGCGTACGCCTGCGCTTCATCAATGCCGGAGCCATGACCTTTTTCAATATCCGTATTCCCGGCTTACCGATGACTGTCGTGCAGGCGGACGGGAAGGATGTCGAACCGGTCGAGGTCGACGAGTTCCAGATCGGCGTTGCCGAAACCTACGATGTCGTCGTGACGCCGGGCGAGCAACAGGCTTACACGCTGGTGGCAGAGTCCATGGACCGCTCCGGCATGGGTATTGCCACACTTGCGAGCACACCCGGCGCGCGCGCCGCCATACCTCCGCTGCGCGATCCCCCGCTGCTGACCATGGCCGATATGGGCATGAGCGGCATGGACCATGGCTCCGGCGGCGATGCCGGCAAGACCGGAATGGACCACAGCAGTGGCGGTGACATGGCGGGAATGGACCATGGTTCGTCCGGCGATTCGGATATGGCGGGCATGGCCGGAATGGCGGGAGGCATGCAGATGCGTGATATCTCGCGCTTGCCTCCCGATGTGAAGGTCGGACCCGGGCTAGACATGGTCTCGATGAACCCGGTCGACCGAATGGGCGATCCCGGCATCGGCCTCGCCGATGTCCCTCACCGCACGCTCGACTATCGCAAGCTCCGCTCGCTGACACCTCATCGGGAGGGCCGGACTCCCTCGCGGCGGATGGAAATCCATCTCACCGGGAACATGGAACGCTACATGTGGTCGTTTGACGGCAAGAAGTTTTCCGCCGTCTCCGACGAGCCGATCCGGTTCGCCTATAACGAACGCGTGCGCGTGAAGCTCATCAACGACACGATGATGGCGCACCCGATCCATCTGCACGGGCACTTCTTCGAGCTGGTCAATGGCGCCCCGGCCGACCGTCAACCGCTCAAGCACACAGTTATCCTGCAGCCGGGTGGCAGCGCGCAGTTCGACCTGACGGCGGACGAGCCGGGCGACTGGGCCTTCCACTGCCACCTTCTCTACCACATGCATGCCGGGATGTTTCAGATTGTCACGGTTGCCAATCCGGACGGGAGCGAAGCATGAAGACTTTCAATTTCAGCTTCTTCGCCTCCGTCGCAGCAGGTGCAGTCCTCGCTTCGCCCGCCGCAGCCCAGCATGCCGGTCACTCGCCGGCGGAGCCGCAGCAGAGCGCCGAGGCGCAGGCTGACGCCAAGGTAAAGTGCGAGGAGGAAGCCGCGCGCCATCGTGCGATGGGGCATCCGGTAACAGAGGGGGCGTGCGAACGTACTGCCCAGCCTGAAGCTGCGATGGACCATTCGACGATGGATCATTCGCAGATGAATCACGGCGACATGGGGCAGGCGGAAGCCAGCAGCTCGTCGACAGACCATGGGCAGATGGATCACAGCCAGATGAACCACGGGCAGACGGGATCGCAGGACATGCAGGGCATGGACCATTCGTGGATGCAGATGGGCTCGAACGACGATATCCCGCTGCTGCCGCCTCCTCCCGAAGCCGGGAGCGGTCCCGCGCGCGCGGCGGTTGCGATCTGGGGCGAGGAAGCCATGAACGAAGCGCGGCGCGAACTTGTACGCGAGACCGACGGCGGGATGCGCTTCTGGTTTCAGGGCGACCGGCTCGAATACCGCGCCCGCGAGGGAGCGGATGGATATCTTTGGGATATCCAGGGCTATTATGGCGGTGATATCGACAAGTTCTGGTTCAAGTCCGAGGGTGAAGGCAGCTTCGGTGAGCCTGTCGAGGGCGCCGAAGTCCAGGCGCTCTGGAGCCGGGCGATCGCTCCCTTCTTCGATTTCCAAGCCGGTGTCCGCCAGGATCTGACAGGGCCCGAGCGCACCCATGCGGTCATTGGAATACAGGGCATTGCTCCCTACCAGTTCGAGGTAGACGTTGCAGCGTTCGTATCGAACAAAGGCAATGTGACGGCGCGTTTTGAGGGCGAGCTTGATCAGCGCATCACGCAGCGGCTGATCCTCCAGCCGCGTGCCGAAATCGCACTTTCGGTGCAGGATATTCCCGAACTCGGCATTGGCGCTGGCCTCGACCGGATCGAGGCAGGTCTGCGTCTTCGCTACGAGTTCGCACGCGAATTCGCGCCCTATGTTGGCGTATCCCAGGAATGGCGGATCGGTGACAGCGCCGATTATGCCCGCGCCGCAGGGGAAGACTCTAGCGTGACGAATTACGTCGTGGGAATTCGATTCTGGTTTTAAGAGAAGGAAATATACAATGAGGACAAGACTATCCCTAAGCGCGGTCGCCCTGGCCTTGGCTGCAGGGGGCACTCCCGCCCTGGCACAATCCATGGACCATTCGGCGCATTCGGAACATTCGGTATCAACGCCGATGGACCATACGGAGCAGGGCATGAACCATGCCGAGCATATGGCTGCGATGAACGACGACGTCGCTGGGGCAGAAGCGGTTCTGACATCATATCGCGATGCCCTGACGTCGCGCGATGCAGAGGCCATGGCCGCGCTGTTTGCCGAGGAATCCTTCGTTTACGAAAACGGCAAGGCGGAAGGCAGCTTCACGCATTACATGGAGCATCACCTGGGACCGGAACTCGATGCAATAACCAGCTTCACCTTCGGCGAACCGACGCTCGCAGTCACCCGGATGGGACATATGGCTTATGGCCGCGAAACGTACACCTATCGGATCGAACTGGCCGACGGCCGCGTAATCGACCGCGAAGGGGTTGCGACCTCGGTCCTCGCTCATGATGCAGATGGCTGGAAGATCGTTCAGTACCATTCATCGTCACGCGCACCGCGTAACAACTGATTTGATCGGGGGAACACCGATTGGCGTTACGCTCTTTCAAGCTGCGTCTTCATGTGCTGGGCAGCAAGCTTCACAAATGGCTGGCGATCTTTGTCGGCGTCCAGGTGCTCCTGTGGATGATCACCGGGGCGCTGATGTCGTTTCTCGACATCGAAGAGGTTCGGTCCGAACATGTCGTTTCGCGCGCGCCGGAGGTCCTGCC carries:
- a CDS encoding YybH family protein; translation: MDHTEQGMNHAEHMAAMNDDVAGAEAVLTSYRDALTSRDAEAMAALFAEESFVYENGKAEGSFTHYMEHHLGPELDAITSFTFGEPTLAVTRMGHMAYGRETYTYRIELADGRVIDREGVATSVLAHDADGWKIVQYHSSSRAPRNN
- a CDS encoding copper resistance system multicopper oxidase, which produces MPALNRRKFLGTSASGLGLLGLSGAMPAWARGADILAGNARKGLDEVAGPNIDLTVARSAFATGNRRGGAIAVNGTIPGPLLRLQEGTTVRLNVHNQLEEDTSIHWHGLLVPFQLDGVPGVSFPGVKPGETFTAEFPVRQAGTYWWHSHSGLQEQAGHYGAIVVDPAGPDPVQADREYIVVLSEFSDMSPHTIFDKLKKGEGYFNYNQNTWTDDYPLSGGDRRMWARMRMMPTDILDVSSAAYTYLLNGHGPLDNLEYLFRPGERVRLRFINAGAMTFFNIRIPGLPMTVVQADGKDVEPVEVDEFQIGVAETYDVVVTPGEQQAYTLVAESMDRSGMGIATLASTPGARAAIPPLRDPPLLTMADMGMSGMDHGSGGDAGKTGMDHSSGGDMAGMDHGSSGDSDMAGMAGMAGGMQMRDISRLPPDVKVGPGLDMVSMNPVDRMGDPGIGLADVPHRTLDYRKLRSLTPHREGRTPSRRMEIHLTGNMERYMWSFDGKKFSAVSDEPIRFAYNERVRVKLINDTMMAHPIHLHGHFFELVNGAPADRQPLKHTVILQPGGSAQFDLTADEPGDWAFHCHLLYHMHAGMFQIVTVANPDGSEA
- a CDS encoding periplasmic heavy metal sensor, with amino-acid sequence MKKFHLVLAVLLAALAGCLGAFAADRWANNDAEGSLHQFVHDELSLTADQEQRLDALEARFAVEQARLEASARAANAQLAQAMETEHEYGPEVSAAIDEVHARMGDLQKATVRHVFDMREILDPDQQLQFDRKVSAALTRDPRD
- a CDS encoding copper resistance protein B, which translates into the protein MKTFNFSFFASVAAGAVLASPAAAQHAGHSPAEPQQSAEAQADAKVKCEEEAARHRAMGHPVTEGACERTAQPEAAMDHSTMDHSQMNHGDMGQAEASSSSTDHGQMDHSQMNHGQTGSQDMQGMDHSWMQMGSNDDIPLLPPPPEAGSGPARAAVAIWGEEAMNEARRELVRETDGGMRFWFQGDRLEYRAREGADGYLWDIQGYYGGDIDKFWFKSEGEGSFGEPVEGAEVQALWSRAIAPFFDFQAGVRQDLTGPERTHAVIGIQGIAPYQFEVDVAAFVSNKGNVTARFEGELDQRITQRLILQPRAEIALSVQDIPELGIGAGLDRIEAGLRLRYEFAREFAPYVGVSQEWRIGDSADYARAAGEDSSVTNYVVGIRFWF
- a CDS encoding RNA polymerase sigma factor, which produces MDDTSNEALIGRAIAGDKRAFTALVESEIARLIALATRMLGSPSRAEDVVQDGLASVWLTRHRLDPSKPIGPYLTTIVLNRCRDRLRRRKVIGFLGLPDGREADAVADDAPNPENVAGAREQLRLVQAEIGRLPVRLQEALVLVTVEGYSQAEAAELLGTTEKAVETRIYRARNRLKERFEKFEG